A portion of the Melanotaenia boesemani isolate fMelBoe1 chromosome 2, fMelBoe1.pri, whole genome shotgun sequence genome contains these proteins:
- the LOC121633952 gene encoding glial fibrillary acidic protein: protein MESQRVQSSYRKRFGPQGSSSTGGRIGSLSSSRLSWHGTPRNITHSSPIPRISLGSANTALLLGSIGDRLDFSADTLMKAQYKETRTNEKMEMMGLNDRFASYIEKVRLLEQQNKVLVAELNQLKGKEPSHLGDIYQEELRDLRRQVDGLTTGKARLEIERDNLAADVATLKQRLQDEIGLRQDAENSLNTFRQDVDEASLNRVQLERKLEALQDEINFLKKIHEEELRELQEQIMAQQVHVDLDMSKPDLTAALRDIRVQYENMTSSNMQETEDWYRSKFADLTDAANRNAEALRQAKQEANEYRRQMQVLTCDLEALRGTNESLERQLREMEDRCAMETTSYHDTVSHLEEDIQALKEEMARHLQEYQDLLNVKLALDIEIATYRKLLEGEESRITIPVQSFANLQFRETNLDTKTPEAHVKRSILVRTVETRDGEIIKESTTEHKDLP, encoded by the exons ATGGAGAGCCAGAGAGTCCAGTCCTCGTATAGGAAGCGTTTTGGGCCTCAGGGCTCAAGCAGcacaggaggcagaattggtagCCTGTCCTCTAGTCGCCTTTCCTGGCATGGCACCCCTCGAAACATCACCCATTCCAGCCCAATACCTCGGATATCCCTGGGCTCTGCCAACACTGCCTTGCTGCTGGGGAGCATAGGGGACCGGTTGGATTTCTCAGCAGACACCTTAATGAAGGCTCAGTACAAGGAAACCCGCACTAATGAGAAGATGGAGATGATGGGCCTGAATGACCGCTTTGCCAGTTACATAGAAAAGGTACGCCTGTTGGAGCAGCAGAACAAGGTGCTGGTGGCAGAGTTGAACCAGTTGAAGGGAAAGGAGCCCAGCCACCTGGGAGACATTTATCAGGAGGAGCTCAGAGACCTACGCCGGCAGGTGGATGGCCTCACTACTGGCAAGGCTCGGCTGGAGATTGAGAGGGACAACCTCGCTGCAGATGTGGCCACTCTGAAGCAGAG ATTACAAGATGAAATTGGTCTCCGGCAAGATGCAGAGAACAGCTTGAATACCTTCAGACAG GATGTGGATGAGGCATCGCTCAACCGTGTCCAACTGGAGAGGAAGCTTGAAGCTCTGCAGGATGAGATAAACTTCCTCAAGAAAATTCATGAAGAG GAGCTCCGTGAGTTACAGGAGCAGATCATGGCCCAGCAAGTCCATGTTGATCTGGATATGTCAAAACCAGACTTAACTGCTGCTCTGAGAGATATCAGGGTTCAGTATGAAAACATGACCTCTTCAAACATGCAGGAAACAGAGGACTGGTACCGGTCCAAG TTTGCTGACCTGACAGATGCAGCCAATCGTAATGCAGAAGCCTTGCGCCAGGCCAAGCAGGAGGCCAATGAATATCGGCGTCAGATGCAAGTGTTGACCTGTGATCTGGAGGCTCTCCGAGGCACT AACGAGTCACTGGAACGCCAGCTCCGAGAGATGGAGGACCGCTGTGCTATGGAGACAACCAGTTACCATGATACAGTGAGCCATCTGGAAGAGGATATCCAAGCACTGAAAGAGGAGATGGCAAGGCATCTGCAGGAATACCAGGATCTGCTCAATGTCAAACTAGCTCTGGATATTGAGATAGCCACTTATAGGAAATTATTGGAGGGAGAGGAGAGCAG GATCACCATTCCAGTTCAGAGCTTTGCCAATCTGCAGTTTAGAG AAACTAATTTGGACACTAAAACCCCAGAGGCCCATGTGAAAAGGAGTATCCTGGTTCGAACTGTAGAGACCAGAGATGGGGAG atcATTAAGGAATCAACCACTGAGCACAAAGACCTTCCTTGA